Proteins from a single region of Euwallacea similis isolate ESF13 chromosome 21, ESF131.1, whole genome shotgun sequence:
- the Pdfr gene encoding PDF receptor isoform X3, whose amino-acid sequence MPRCPVPGSVELLRMIGRVTRYIEMVGLSLSSVSLMLSLYIFFSYRILKNNRTKIHKNLFIATLFQVIFRLVKYIDQELDESNKFLSGHYHLFETCTVLMEYSKTAMFTWMFIEGLYLHNVITVTVFQEYLYINFYIWCGWLISALMTAIWLIVMIVKDVKTTWAYYYFLPYYWILEGPRSFLIIINFLFLLNIIRVLVVKLRETQSSEIEQVKKAVRAAIFLLPLMGTAHILFLLDYTSFNEAWKFGLWSYFTYFLNTFQGFFVAVLYCFLNGEVQTAIRNSYFQRSSLRRSTYASCRGFSMGTNNGNEGDSANPTRGHRWWMCCRQPPQSPEEKEIDICDISDKRDGPTSITIVETIPMIDRHSNSNGFNNGVIHKKASDSDQAESTITA is encoded by the exons ATGCCACGATGCCCTGTCCCAGGGTCAGTGGAACTCTTGAGGATG ATAGGAAGAGTTACGAGGTACATCGAAATGGTGGGACTTTCCCTGTCTTCGGTCTCTCTAATGTTGTCGctgtacatatttttctcTTACAG AATACTGAAAAACAACAGAACGAAAATCCACAAAAACCTCTTCATAGCAACGCTGTTCCAGGTCATCTTCAGGTTAGTCAAATACATCGATCAGGAGCTCGACGAGAGCAacaaatttctttctggcCAC TACCACCTCTTTGAGACCTGCACGGTGCTAATGGAATACTCCAAAACCGCCATGTTCACGTGGATGTTTATTGAAGGGCTGTACCTTCACAACGTGATAACAGTAACCGTTTTCCAAGAGTATTTGTACATAAACTTTTACATTTGGTGTGGATGGTTGATATCTGCCTTGATGACTGCAATTTGGTTGATTGTTATGATAGTGAAGGACGTCAAGAC AACTTGGGCATATTATTACTTTCTGCCTTATTATTGGATTTTGGAGGGGCCTCGATCATTCCTCATAATA ATAAATTTCTTGTTCCTGCTAAATATCATTCGGGTCTTGGTGGTCAAACTGAGGGAAACGCAGTCCAGCGAGATAGAACAAGTCAA GAAAGCCGTCAGAGCAGCCATTTTTCTGCTCCCCCTCATGGGCACCGCACATATCTTATTTCTTCTGGATTATACAAGTTTTAATGAGGCTTGGAAATTCGGATTATGGTCATATTTCACGTATTTCCTTAATACGTTCCAAGGATTTTTCGTTGCCGTTTTATATTGTTTCCTTAATGGCGAA GTGCAAACTGCAATaagaaatagttattttcaacGATCGTCTCTTCGGAGGAGCACTTATGCTTCCTGCCGAGGGTTCAGTATGGGAACGAATAATGGAAATGAAGGAGACTCTGCTAATCCCAC gagAGGGCACAGATGGTGGATGTGCTGTCGACAACCTCCTCAATCACCAGAGGAAAAAGAAATCGA TATTTGCGATATCAGTGATAAAAGAGACGGCCCAACATCCATAACCATCGTTGAAACTATTCCAATGATCGACAGGCATTCTAACAG CAATGGATTTAATAACGGAGTTATACATAAGAAAGCCAGTGATTCGGACCAGGCTGAATCGACTATAACAGCATAA
- the LOC136415801 gene encoding trissin receptor-like isoform X2, with amino-acid sequence MAENVTASPDYMEANNSGLSHLDKEDYIYDKVYIRIIFILLYTIVFCLCFFGNLLVILVVTLSGRLRGPTNFFLGNLAFADLCVAVFCVYQNLFNYIVESWILGDFLCKMYVFIQSLSNSASIVILVVICVERYLAILHPISSKQILTTIRLRIVMIVVWITCIVYSVPKFFWGNTVRNVRFTGNSYETVCILNRQKYNSRHFDIIHFVLLYVIPLGIISILYTRIAICLWNSSDTFKLQLNTSTNPNYYEPVYIRTSRRDRVENGSTNGFLRYPSSGTYHNNNLAQKLKSRRGVIKMLIIIVCAFALCNLPYHARKMWQYSSPNYQGHTNFSALLTPLTFLATYINSGINPLLYAFLSKNFRGGTREVLLWWKNPTRRTNLVNVRRCIRSTIRTSDMEMPMTNLDQNHFTHNL; translated from the exons ATGGCGGAAAACGTAACTGCGTCTCCAGATTACATGGAAGCCAATAACTCCGGGTTATCACATCTTGACAAGGAGGACTATATCTACGACAAGGTGTACATAAGGATCATTTTTATTCTGCTCTACACCATCGTCTTCTGTTTGTGTTTTTTCG GCAACCTTCTGGTTATCCTGGTGGTAACCCTAAGCGGCCGCCTAAGAGGACCCACCAACTTCTTCCTAGGCAACTTGGCATTTGCCGATCTATGCGTGGCTGTGTTTTGTGTTTACCAGAATCTCTTTAACTACATTGTCGAAag TTGGATATTAGGTGACTTCCTATGTAAAATGTACGTCTTCATTCAATCCCTCAGCAACTCGGCCAGCATTGTGATTTTGGTAGTCATATGCGTGGAAAGGTACCTGGCAATCCTTCATCCGATATCGTCCAAGCAAATACTCACCACAATAAGACTTCGC ATTGTGATGATTGTGGTCTGGATCACCTGCATTGTGTATAGCGTCCCCAAATTCTTCTGGGGGAACACAGTTCGCAACGTAAGATTCACGGGAAATAGTTACGAAACAGTTTGCATTCTTAATAGGCAGAAGTACAATTCAAGACACTTTGATATTATACATTTTGTGCTGCTGTATGTCATACCTTTGGGGATAATCTCG ATACTTTATACCAGGATAGCGATTTGTCTCTGGAATAGCTCAGACACGTTCAAGCTTCAGCTGAACACCTCCACTAATCCTAACTACTATGAACCAGTGTATATAAGAACTTCGAGGAGAGATCGTGTGGAAAATGGA TCCACCAACGGTTTTCTTCGTTACCCATCAAGCGGCACTTACCACAACAACAACTTGGCCCAGAAATTGAAATCCAGAAGAGGGGTGATTAAGATGTTGATCATCATAGTCTGCGCCTTCGCCTTGTGCAATTTACCATATCATGCAAGGAAGATGTGGCAATATTCATCACCTAATTACCAAGGTCACACCAACTTCAGTGCCCTTTTAACACCACTCACTTTTCTGGCCACGTACATCAATTCCGGAATTAACCCTCTGCTATATGcctttttgtcgaaaaatttTAGAGG GGGGACAAGGGAGGTGCTACTTTGGTGGAAAAACCCCACGAGGAGGACAAATCTAGTGAACGTTCGAAGATGTATACGGTCGACTATCAGGACAAGTGATATGGAGATGCCGATGACTAATCTGGATCAAAATCACTTTACGCACAATCTTTGA
- the Pdfr gene encoding PDF receptor isoform X1 — protein sequence MLAASNFTGYQMGCPEMCDSYLCWPPTAPGHNATMPCPRVSGTLEDGLAYKYCTFSGTWEVRNSPNGSVVNYTHYETCMLSRVRQLSAMCNVFGAEECRKIGRVTRYIEMVGLSLSSVSLMLSLYIFFSYRILKNNRTKIHKNLFIATLFQVIFRLVKYIDQELDESNKFLSGHYHLFETCTVLMEYSKTAMFTWMFIEGLYLHNVITVTVFQEYLYINFYIWCGWLISALMTAIWLIVMIVKDVKTTWAYYYFLPYYWILEGPRSFLIIINFLFLLNIIRVLVVKLRETQSSEIEQVKKAVRAAIFLLPLMGTAHILFLLDYTSFNEAWKFGLWSYFTYFLNTFQGFFVAVLYCFLNGEVQTAIRNSYFQRSSLRRSTYASCRGFSMGTNNGNEGDSANPTRGHRWWMCCRQPPQSPEEKEIDICDISDKRDGPTSITIVETIPMIDRHSNSNGFNNGVIHKKASDSDQAESTITA from the exons ATGCTGGCTGCCTCGAATTTCACAG GTTACCAAATGGGATGCCCAGAAATGTGCGATAGCTACCTTTGTTGGCCTCCTACCGCACCTGGCCACAATGCCACGATGCCCTGTCCCAGGGTCAGTGGAACTCTTGAGGATG GATTGGCATACAAATACTGCACGTTTAGTGGAACGTGGGAGGTGAGGAATTCGCCTAATGGAAGCGTTGTGAATTACACACATTACGAGACATGCATGTTGTCGAGAGTAAGGCAGTTATCGGCGATGTGTAACGTATTTGGGGCTGAAGAATGCAGGAAA ATAGGAAGAGTTACGAGGTACATCGAAATGGTGGGACTTTCCCTGTCTTCGGTCTCTCTAATGTTGTCGctgtacatatttttctcTTACAG AATACTGAAAAACAACAGAACGAAAATCCACAAAAACCTCTTCATAGCAACGCTGTTCCAGGTCATCTTCAGGTTAGTCAAATACATCGATCAGGAGCTCGACGAGAGCAacaaatttctttctggcCAC TACCACCTCTTTGAGACCTGCACGGTGCTAATGGAATACTCCAAAACCGCCATGTTCACGTGGATGTTTATTGAAGGGCTGTACCTTCACAACGTGATAACAGTAACCGTTTTCCAAGAGTATTTGTACATAAACTTTTACATTTGGTGTGGATGGTTGATATCTGCCTTGATGACTGCAATTTGGTTGATTGTTATGATAGTGAAGGACGTCAAGAC AACTTGGGCATATTATTACTTTCTGCCTTATTATTGGATTTTGGAGGGGCCTCGATCATTCCTCATAATA ATAAATTTCTTGTTCCTGCTAAATATCATTCGGGTCTTGGTGGTCAAACTGAGGGAAACGCAGTCCAGCGAGATAGAACAAGTCAA GAAAGCCGTCAGAGCAGCCATTTTTCTGCTCCCCCTCATGGGCACCGCACATATCTTATTTCTTCTGGATTATACAAGTTTTAATGAGGCTTGGAAATTCGGATTATGGTCATATTTCACGTATTTCCTTAATACGTTCCAAGGATTTTTCGTTGCCGTTTTATATTGTTTCCTTAATGGCGAA GTGCAAACTGCAATaagaaatagttattttcaacGATCGTCTCTTCGGAGGAGCACTTATGCTTCCTGCCGAGGGTTCAGTATGGGAACGAATAATGGAAATGAAGGAGACTCTGCTAATCCCAC gagAGGGCACAGATGGTGGATGTGCTGTCGACAACCTCCTCAATCACCAGAGGAAAAAGAAATCGA TATTTGCGATATCAGTGATAAAAGAGACGGCCCAACATCCATAACCATCGTTGAAACTATTCCAATGATCGACAGGCATTCTAACAG CAATGGATTTAATAACGGAGTTATACATAAGAAAGCCAGTGATTCGGACCAGGCTGAATCGACTATAACAGCATAA
- the Pdfr gene encoding PDF receptor isoform X2, which produces MLAASNFTGYQMGCPEMCDSYLCWPPTAPGHNATMPCPRVSGTLEDGLAYKYCTFSGTWEVRNSPNGSVVNYTHYETCMLSRVRQLSAMCNVFGAEECRKIGRVTRYIEMVGLSLSSVSLMLSLYIFFSYRILKNNRTKIHKNLFIATLFQVIFRLVKYIDQELDESNKFLSGHYHLFETCTVLMEYSKTAMFTWMFIEGLYLHNVITVTVFQEYLYINFYIWCGWLISALMTAIWLIVMIVKDVKTTWAYYYFLPYYWILEGPRSFLIIINFLFLLNIIRVLVVKLRETQSSEIEQVKKAVRAAIFLLPLMGTAHILFLLDYTSFNEAWKFGLWSYFTYFLNTFQGFFVAVLYCFLNGEVQTAIRNSYFQRSSLRRSTYASCRGFSMGTNNGNEGDSANPTGHRWWMCCRQPPQSPEEKEIDICDISDKRDGPTSITIVETIPMIDRHSNSNGFNNGVIHKKASDSDQAESTITA; this is translated from the exons ATGCTGGCTGCCTCGAATTTCACAG GTTACCAAATGGGATGCCCAGAAATGTGCGATAGCTACCTTTGTTGGCCTCCTACCGCACCTGGCCACAATGCCACGATGCCCTGTCCCAGGGTCAGTGGAACTCTTGAGGATG GATTGGCATACAAATACTGCACGTTTAGTGGAACGTGGGAGGTGAGGAATTCGCCTAATGGAAGCGTTGTGAATTACACACATTACGAGACATGCATGTTGTCGAGAGTAAGGCAGTTATCGGCGATGTGTAACGTATTTGGGGCTGAAGAATGCAGGAAA ATAGGAAGAGTTACGAGGTACATCGAAATGGTGGGACTTTCCCTGTCTTCGGTCTCTCTAATGTTGTCGctgtacatatttttctcTTACAG AATACTGAAAAACAACAGAACGAAAATCCACAAAAACCTCTTCATAGCAACGCTGTTCCAGGTCATCTTCAGGTTAGTCAAATACATCGATCAGGAGCTCGACGAGAGCAacaaatttctttctggcCAC TACCACCTCTTTGAGACCTGCACGGTGCTAATGGAATACTCCAAAACCGCCATGTTCACGTGGATGTTTATTGAAGGGCTGTACCTTCACAACGTGATAACAGTAACCGTTTTCCAAGAGTATTTGTACATAAACTTTTACATTTGGTGTGGATGGTTGATATCTGCCTTGATGACTGCAATTTGGTTGATTGTTATGATAGTGAAGGACGTCAAGAC AACTTGGGCATATTATTACTTTCTGCCTTATTATTGGATTTTGGAGGGGCCTCGATCATTCCTCATAATA ATAAATTTCTTGTTCCTGCTAAATATCATTCGGGTCTTGGTGGTCAAACTGAGGGAAACGCAGTCCAGCGAGATAGAACAAGTCAA GAAAGCCGTCAGAGCAGCCATTTTTCTGCTCCCCCTCATGGGCACCGCACATATCTTATTTCTTCTGGATTATACAAGTTTTAATGAGGCTTGGAAATTCGGATTATGGTCATATTTCACGTATTTCCTTAATACGTTCCAAGGATTTTTCGTTGCCGTTTTATATTGTTTCCTTAATGGCGAA GTGCAAACTGCAATaagaaatagttattttcaacGATCGTCTCTTCGGAGGAGCACTTATGCTTCCTGCCGAGGGTTCAGTATGGGAACGAATAATGGAAATGAAGGAGACTCTGCTAATCCCAC AGGGCACAGATGGTGGATGTGCTGTCGACAACCTCCTCAATCACCAGAGGAAAAAGAAATCGA TATTTGCGATATCAGTGATAAAAGAGACGGCCCAACATCCATAACCATCGTTGAAACTATTCCAATGATCGACAGGCATTCTAACAG CAATGGATTTAATAACGGAGTTATACATAAGAAAGCCAGTGATTCGGACCAGGCTGAATCGACTATAACAGCATAA
- the LOC136415801 gene encoding trissin receptor-like isoform X1 has protein sequence MAENVTASPDYMEANNSGLSHLDKEDYIYDKVYIRIIFILLYTIVFCLCFFGNLLVILVVTLSGRLRGPTNFFLGNLAFADLCVAVFCVYQNLFNYIVESWILGDFLCKMYVFIQSLSNSASIVILVVICVERYLAILHPISSKQILTTIRLRIVMIVVWITCIVYSVPKFFWGNTVRNVRFTGNSYETVCILNRQKYNSRHFDIIHFVLLYVIPLGIISILYTRIAICLWNSSDTFKLQLNTSTNPNYYEPVYIRTSRRDRVENGSTNGFLRYPSSGTYHNNNLAQKLKSRRGVIKMLIIIVCAFALCNLPYHARKMWQYSSPNYQGHTNFSALLTPLTFLATYINSGINPLLYAFLSKNFRGSVTRGTREVLLWWKNPTRRTNLVNVRRCIRSTIRTSDMEMPMTNLDQNHFTHNL, from the exons ATGGCGGAAAACGTAACTGCGTCTCCAGATTACATGGAAGCCAATAACTCCGGGTTATCACATCTTGACAAGGAGGACTATATCTACGACAAGGTGTACATAAGGATCATTTTTATTCTGCTCTACACCATCGTCTTCTGTTTGTGTTTTTTCG GCAACCTTCTGGTTATCCTGGTGGTAACCCTAAGCGGCCGCCTAAGAGGACCCACCAACTTCTTCCTAGGCAACTTGGCATTTGCCGATCTATGCGTGGCTGTGTTTTGTGTTTACCAGAATCTCTTTAACTACATTGTCGAAag TTGGATATTAGGTGACTTCCTATGTAAAATGTACGTCTTCATTCAATCCCTCAGCAACTCGGCCAGCATTGTGATTTTGGTAGTCATATGCGTGGAAAGGTACCTGGCAATCCTTCATCCGATATCGTCCAAGCAAATACTCACCACAATAAGACTTCGC ATTGTGATGATTGTGGTCTGGATCACCTGCATTGTGTATAGCGTCCCCAAATTCTTCTGGGGGAACACAGTTCGCAACGTAAGATTCACGGGAAATAGTTACGAAACAGTTTGCATTCTTAATAGGCAGAAGTACAATTCAAGACACTTTGATATTATACATTTTGTGCTGCTGTATGTCATACCTTTGGGGATAATCTCG ATACTTTATACCAGGATAGCGATTTGTCTCTGGAATAGCTCAGACACGTTCAAGCTTCAGCTGAACACCTCCACTAATCCTAACTACTATGAACCAGTGTATATAAGAACTTCGAGGAGAGATCGTGTGGAAAATGGA TCCACCAACGGTTTTCTTCGTTACCCATCAAGCGGCACTTACCACAACAACAACTTGGCCCAGAAATTGAAATCCAGAAGAGGGGTGATTAAGATGTTGATCATCATAGTCTGCGCCTTCGCCTTGTGCAATTTACCATATCATGCAAGGAAGATGTGGCAATATTCATCACCTAATTACCAAGGTCACACCAACTTCAGTGCCCTTTTAACACCACTCACTTTTCTGGCCACGTACATCAATTCCGGAATTAACCCTCTGCTATATGcctttttgtcgaaaaatttTAGAGGGTCAGTAACAAG GGGGACAAGGGAGGTGCTACTTTGGTGGAAAAACCCCACGAGGAGGACAAATCTAGTGAACGTTCGAAGATGTATACGGTCGACTATCAGGACAAGTGATATGGAGATGCCGATGACTAATCTGGATCAAAATCACTTTACGCACAATCTTTGA